CCCATATTGCAGTAAAAAGTAGACTATACATAAAAGTTTTTATGGTACTATACAATCTTTCTTTATTATTTATAAAAACTACTGATAAATCAGTGAATAGCAATATAAGTGTCAGGTAAAAGAATTGGGTTACGCTTCCCTTACTAACATACAATTTTAAGGACATATTGCCTGCAAAGTTGATTACTTTATTTTTAAATATAATTGGTGTTAAAAAGCTTATTAAGGAGGCCAGCCAAAATAATAAGGTTAAATTAATAAATTTCCTTTTATTATTACTTAGTTGATGTTTATAAAACTGTTTTATGTTTTTCAATTTGCATGTGTTGCGTATTATTACAGACAGAACCCATAATACTGCAAAATAGTAAACAGGTTGTAGCCCTGTTATAATCTTCGAAACAGATAGCAAAGCTGAAGCCGTGAATGGTGCAAAAAAAACTGTCAGATAAAAAAGCATATCAGGTTTTAAAAATAGCAGTACAATTCCTAATGGAATTAGAAAATATCCTAAAACATATATTTCCAATTATATCTCACCTCATTAATTCAGCCTTTCAAATTTGTATAAACTCTTATAGTATCTTCGGCACATTTCTCCCACGAAAACATCTTAACACTTTCATAACCTTTTTTTATTAGAGCACATCTTATATTTCTATTTTTAATCAATTTTAAAATATTAGTTGATAAATCCTCTTTTGAATAAGGATCAGTTAAAAGTGCCGCGTCACCCACAACTTCTGGAATTGAAGCAGCATTAGAAACAATACAAGGTATCCCATATGACATTGCTTCAAGAGGAGGCAAACCAAAGCCTTCATAAAATGAAGGATAAACAAATAAACTTGCATTTTTATATAGATATTTTAATTCATCATCATTTATCTGTCCCGTAAAGATTATCCTATCATTTAAATCTAAATCATCAACCAATTTAAAAACATCTTCATAAAGCCAGCCTTTTTTCCCTGCAATAATCAAATCATATGGTACTTTATCCTTTATCAGATTAAAAGCTTTTATCAGCCCATCAATATTCTTTCTTGGTGAAATTGTACTTACAGTTAATAGATATTTTCTATTTACAATATTTTTAATGTAATCACTTATTATTTCATAATTAATATTTTCTTTAGAAAAATCATTAAAACCATTATAAATACGAACAGATTTATGGGTATATTTAGGAAAATACTTGCCAAACTCTTTTTTTGTGAATTCTGTTATACAAATTATCTTTCGAGCTTTCCTTACGGAAACCTTGGTAACATATTTTTTCCAAAGCCTAGTCTTTAAGGTAAAATCATTTGGCCTGGCTAAGAATGCCATGTCATGTAATGTTAGTACAATTTTATTTTTTGCAAACAAAGGAGCCATGGAATCAGGATAATGAATTATTGCATTTCTATCAATTTTATATATTTTCCGCGGCAGCACAAATTGCTCATAATAATTTCTATCCTTGCTGTTTTTTATACCATGTACAATATATAAATCTTCTGCTTTTGCAAATTTAAATAATTCTTTGTCTTCTTCTCTTATGACAATTTTAAAATCTATTTTGTTTAGTTTATATATTGTCTTAGATAATTCATAGCTGTATCTACCAATACCGCCACTCAATGATGTTTGAAGCGCATTAAAATAAACAGTCATGCTATACATTTCTCCAGTATTCTATAATTTCTTTTAAGCTTTCATCAATGCTAAATTCGGGTTTCCAACCGCATAAGTTAAATAGCTTATCATAATTACACTGCGCAGGTTTACTTTCTACGGGCCTTATTTTTTGCTGGTCAACCTGTATTTGTATATCTTTATTTGAAAAAGACAGCAGCCTTTTTAAGATATCCTCCAAACTATAAAGTCTGCCGCTGCCTACATTATAAACTTCACCCGGAACGCCTTTTTCTATCAATAGCAAGTATGCTTTTATAACATCCCTTACATCTGCAAATTCTCTTTTAATATTAATATTTCCAACACTTATTACCGGTTCCCTTATACCCTTTTCAATTTCCGATATTTGTTTTGCCCAGTCGGCAATAACAAAGTTAGGCTCCTGCATTGGACCTATGTGGCTGAATGAACGGGTCATGACAATATTCATACCATACGCTTTAACATAAAGCTGGCATACCTTCTCCTGACACATTTTTGAAATAGCATATGGATTTTCCGGTTCCACAGGGTCATCTTCAGCCACCGGATTATTTTTTACACTGCCATA
This DNA window, taken from Clostridiales bacterium, encodes the following:
- a CDS encoding glycosyltransferase family 1 protein produces the protein MTVYFNALQTSLSGGIGRYSYELSKTIYKLNKIDFKIVIREEDKELFKFAKAEDLYIVHGIKNSKDRNYYEQFVLPRKIYKIDRNAIIHYPDSMAPLFAKNKIVLTLHDMAFLARPNDFTLKTRLWKKYVTKVSVRKARKIICITEFTKKEFGKYFPKYTHKSVRIYNGFNDFSKENINYEIISDYIKNIVNRKYLLTVSTISPRKNIDGLIKAFNLIKDKVPYDLIIAGKKGWLYEDVFKLVDDLDLNDRIIFTGQINDDELKYLYKNASLFVYPSFYEGFGLPPLEAMSYGIPCIVSNAASIPEVVGDAALLTDPYSKEDLSTNILKLIKNRNIRCALIKKGYESVKMFSWEKCAEDTIRVYTNLKG
- a CDS encoding GDP-mannose 4,6-dehydratase translates to MNILITGVNGFVGKNIVKALSSHYKSNEAKLYGTYFGIDNFKMDSYDINLMPMDITDSSRVYDIVESIVPDYVFHLAAQSSAGLSWKAPQLTFNINVNGTINLLDAIKNVNNKCRVLVIGTSDEYGSVKNNPVAEDDPVEPENPYAISKMCQEKVCQLYVKAYGMNIVMTRSFSHIGPMQEPNFVIADWAKQISEIEKGIREPVISVGNINIKREFADVRDVIKAYLLLIEKGVPGEVYNVGSGRLYSLEDILKRLLSFSNKDIQIQVDQQKIRPVESKPAQCNYDKLFNLCGWKPEFSIDESLKEIIEYWRNV